Sequence from the Saccharopolyspora pogona genome:
CCGAACACGCACATCGTCGTCTGCTGCGGCTCCGGCGGCGTCGGCAAGACGACCACCGCGGCCGCCCTCGCGCTGCGCGCCGCCGAACGCGGCCGCAAGACCGTGGTGCTCACCATCGACCCGGCCAAGCGGCTGGCCCAGGCGCTCGGCCTGCGGGAACTGAGCAATCAGCCCAAGCAGGTGTCGATCGAGGGCTTCGAACCGGCCGGCGACCTCAACGCGATGATGCTGGACGTGCGCCGCACCTTCGACGACATGGTGCTCGCGCATGCTGGCCGGGAACGCGCCGAGCAGATCCTGAACAACCACTTCTACCAAACGATCTCCACGTCGTTCTCCGGCACGCAGGAATACATGGCGATGGAGAAGCTCGGCCAGCTGTCCGCCGCCGGCACCTGGGACCTGATCGTGGTGGACACCCCGCCGAGCCGGTCGGCGCTGGACTTCCTGGACGCGCCGCAGCGGCTGTCCACCGTGCTGGACGGGCGGCTGATCAAGATGCTGTCCAGCCCGGCCCGGGTCGGCGGGAAGGGCCTGCGCAAGATCGTCGGCGCCGGTTTCGGGATGTTCGCGAAGGCGGTGTCCACCATCATCGGCGGCCAGCTGCTGGCCGACGCCGCTGCTTTCGTGCAGGCATTCGACTCCACCTTCGGCGGGTTCCGGGTGCGCGCCGCACAGACCTACCGGCTGCTGCGCTCCCCCGGCACCGCGTTCCTGGTGATCGCCGCGCCGGAGCCGGATGCGCTGCGAGAGGCCACCTACTTCGTCGAACGGCTGGCCGGGGAGCGGATGCCGCTGGTCGGCCTGGTGGCCAACCGGACCCACCCGGTCGTCGCCGGGCTCACCGGCACCCGGGCGGCCACCGCCGCCGAGGAGATGGAGGCGACCGGATCGGCGCCGCTGGCTGCGGCCGTGCTGCGGGTGCACGCCGACCGCGTCGCGGTGGCCGAGCGCGAGAAGCGACTGCTCGCCCGGTTCACCCGGGCCCACCCGGACGTGTCGCTGGTCGGTGTCCCGGCGCTGCCGTCGGACGTGCACGACCTTGCCGGGCTCCGGGAGATCGGCCGCCGACTGGCCGGTGAATAGCAGAAGTCGGTTCGGGCAATCCGCGCGGTTACGAATTGCCCGAACCGACCTCGAACGGACTAGCTCACTTGGTACTCGGTGAAATCGGCATAATCCTGCCGGGCAGCTTCCAGCAATTCCCGCCAGTTGCGGACGTCGGGCCGGCGCCTCAACAACGCACGCCGCTCCCGCTCCGTCATTCCGCCCCAAACACCGAATTCGATCTTGTTGTCGAGCGCCTCGCTGAGACACTCGGTCCGGACCG
This genomic interval carries:
- a CDS encoding ArsA family ATPase; protein product: MSEPLRPAQVDVDALLDDPNTHIVVCCGSGGVGKTTTAAALALRAAERGRKTVVLTIDPAKRLAQALGLRELSNQPKQVSIEGFEPAGDLNAMMLDVRRTFDDMVLAHAGRERAEQILNNHFYQTISTSFSGTQEYMAMEKLGQLSAAGTWDLIVVDTPPSRSALDFLDAPQRLSTVLDGRLIKMLSSPARVGGKGLRKIVGAGFGMFAKAVSTIIGGQLLADAAAFVQAFDSTFGGFRVRAAQTYRLLRSPGTAFLVIAAPEPDALREATYFVERLAGERMPLVGLVANRTHPVVAGLTGTRAATAAEEMEATGSAPLAAAVLRVHADRVAVAEREKRLLARFTRAHPDVSLVGVPALPSDVHDLAGLREIGRRLAGE
- a CDS encoding WhiB family transcriptional regulator, with protein sequence MFEQGDWRVNAACRDQNPDQLFVRGAEQRKARMVCFGCPVRTECLSEALDNKIEFGVWGGMTERERRALLRRRPDVRNWRELLEAARQDYADFTEYQVS